GGCCTGAGTTCTTGAATAACATAAGGATAGATCTCTTTGTGAGGTCCAGCTTTATCCTGAAAAAAGTAGTCAGCATTATACCCAACCGCAACATCATTTGTTTCAAGAAAGCCAGTTGCAATAACACTTCAATAATCTGGTATCAAAATATTTGGAAATCTCAATGGTTCGACATCTGGCTCACTCGTGCAGTCCAGAATGTGAGCAGCAGTGAGGCTGGAGCCAAGGTTGGAAGCAAGAGGGACCAGGAAGGTTTGTGGCTGGATCTGGGGTCCAAAGTACTTGCATGTTTCAGCTTGCTTTGACAAATTGAAACATACATGCTGGAACTTAACAGGTTCCATCTCCTGCTTCTTTTAAACTCACTTCAAACTCAAGGGGTTTACTGAAAATTAATGTCttttaaaaagtgaaacaaaaatatGTTGGGGAAACTGACACTGAAGTCCCAGAAGTGTCAGATTACAGGAGTTTTACTGCATAGCAAGATGACGCCAGCTTTTGGATGGTTATACTTCAGACTAAGAGTTGGCAACAGAGTCAGACACGTAAACAAGTTTACTTCAACTTAAACTAACAACTCAGAATTCAACACAGGAGATAGGTTTTGTTCTAAATTCACCTTAATGTCAAAATCACTCAACTCCCTTCAGCCTTTGCCCTCCGTGGAAAATCAAAAGAATTttaggtgtttaaaattatacagGCATCCTCATTTTTCTTCTGAAGGAGGCTCTCAAGTAAAGCCCCTATCTGCCTATTGTTAGTTTCTTGAGTTAAAGGTAACATTAGCATAAAAAAATCTAGgaaaaacagtatgcaagacaaatatCTACATCGCCATTAAAGTACAAGCAATTCATAATAATGCAGGAGTTATACAAAGGACAACCATTTAGAATAATAACTTGCAACAACCCTCTGTGCTTGAATTACCCAAGGTCAGTTTTGTCAGCATACGCAGTAGGTTCTTcacaaatacaaattaaaaagaCCCAATCTATTTTTGGTGGGTGTTTGAGGAAAGACATCGGAATTTCCATTCTTATAACGCTAACATGCAACTCGGCTGCAAGAGTGTCCGATGCATGCATCTCACTCTCATTCGTTCTGAGCAAGTGGCAAATCTGGCAAGGCAATATTACCAGTCCTCAGGGGTATTAAGAATCAATTGCATTGTGCAAGATTGCAGGCCCAAACTGGCACCATAGAGCAGTGCCAGCTGTTCCCTTAAGAGATTAGTAGTTGTTTAGTTGCAAGGTATGAAATGGAAACAatacgaaaacagaaaatgctggaaaagctcaggtcaggtcacatctgtgggaagaaaagcagagttaatgtttcaggtcaaaagagaaaagcagcttaagctgcagggagggtgggaatgcATCTGATAGATAAACACCAGGATGACCATGAGGGTCAGCTGTAAATaacgagtgaatgggagcagagtGAGAGTGAGAACGGACAAAAGAACATAGTTGTTAAATGCAGAGCATGAAGACGTCTCTGGCAGGTGAGGCTGGGCACGTCTCTACTTTCAGAGCAAAAGGGGGAAGAAACGGGGAAAAAACAAGATGAGCCAATATCTGATGAACTGATAGAgaccgagaaatcaagttacctgaagttgtagaattcaatattgagtccaaaagGCCACaacatgcccaggcagaagaggtgctgttcctcaagcttgcattgggctttatGGTAACAGTGCAAGATGCCACAGATAGCTTAGTGTGGGAGCGTGATAGAGAATTACAGTGGCAGGTAACAAGCTTAGGGCCACCCCTGGAgattgaacacaggtgctctgcaaagcagtgaCCCAacgtttgatttctccaatgtagagaccacagtgtgaacacCAGATGTAGTAAACTATATTGTAAGTACAAGtgatttgctgcttcacctggaaagactgttcagatttctggatagtgggaagaggtgaaaggacaaatgATGCTTTACCTGAGGTTTCAAGGGGAAGTGCCGTAAGAAGGGGGGGTTGTTGGTTGGAATGGAAGAGAGGACCAGGGAGAGTCTTTCCTTTTTAAAGGgccaaaagagaaaggaaaatgttCCAGGATCCAGGTGTTGGAAGTTGACTGGAAACCAAGCCGGGTGGCACTGCAACCTGGAGGGGATAGGATAGCATAGGAACCTCTAAGTTGGTTGCCTAAAATCATATAGGCTATTCAGTCCTGTCATTCAATTAGATAATGATTAAATGGTTCTGGTACGTTGGAGCAATGGTGGAGAATCATGGCACATTGGTAAATGGGTGAACAAGACTTAAAAGAATTGGGATTAACTTTGGGAACACTGCACAGAGAAAGTTATTTGCTAGAAAAAACTAGCAGTAGTGTATGGGGAGGAGAGCTGGCAAGGGGTATGGATGGAGAGGTTTGAGATGAAAAAGGGTAGGGATGCCAAGGTTGATAAAAGATATCAGAACagaaagtgtaaaaaaaaacaatttttccaaTGCTCACAAGTCTTAATGGAGTatttaataaaaagcaaaaatttgGGATAGGGTTGCTCAGTGTAACATATAGTGCAAGTAATTAATGTTTTAACGTGAGTTTGCAAACTCATGAAAGCCCCTCAAAGAATGCCATGATTCCAGTAACAATGGTTTGGAACTGCACTTCTGCTTGATGTTGAGGCAGAATTCCTATAGGAACTCACCACACTGTCAAGGGCAAACCTCTATTTCACTGCCAATAACCACAGACAGTGTCTTTGCGAAATCCAAGGCAGACTTGGAATGGtagccgatggtggggagaatgTGCGTCTCAAAACGTCAATAAGGCCTCAGAGAGTCAGCCTATCATTAGTAAGGACACAGAAGGATTCAAATTTAGAGGTAGGTAAACGTAGGCAGGTACAGCATAGTTAGGATAGAAAATGGGGTAATAGAGAAGTATCACAGGAATGCAATATTTGCATCAAAGGGCAATCTGCACATAGCAATTTGCAAGTGTTAGGTAAgagatgttacttttttttaatatacatctGAAAATTAAATAGGGCATCTGTAGTGCAGATTTGAACAGGGTGCAGCAAACAAAATTAACACTCCACATCCGTGGCTCTCAATTTAACAGATAATACTATACTATTCAGTGTAAACTTAATCTCCCACCCACTTATAAATGCTCCACAATCTTTCATTTTCATGTTTACAAAATAGGTAACACCAAGGTTCAATTCTACTGACCTTTACTGCTTCTAGAATACGGATTGCACTAGCTAGATCATTTAATCTACGACATGCTCTCAGGGCTGCATCAAGAATTTTGGGTTCGGGTACCAGATCGTATCCAATGAGGGTGTTCATTCCTGAAAACAAAACATACATTTATTACAGCAATTCATCAGTATAGACCTTGCTTTTAAGATTTGCAAAGAAATAGCAAATATTTAATACAATGCCAGTGCATTAGTGCATTGGAAAGGGATTAAAAACCGCAGAGTTAAATTGAAGATTAAGAAGTTTAAATTTTGTGCTGAGTAACAAGAACCAACACACATCAGTCTAGGACAAAACTGGCGGAGAAGTAGAACTTGATTCAAGATCTGATGTGCAAAGTTCCCAAGCATAATCCGTAAGGGAGCTGGGAAAGCTCACCATTTTGGATCTCTTGCAAAGTTTACAGAAGCAGATTAAAGATACCCACACAACAGTAGATAAACTGCATTTGGGACCGACAAattcaagaccacaagaaactgcagagagttgtggacgcagccccagcgtgtcatggaaaacagcctcctttccttggactgtctatacctctcgctgccttggcaaagcagccagcataatcaaagaccccacccacccaggtcattctctcttctctcccatcaggtagaagatacaggagcctgagggcaacataccaccaggctcaagaacagcttccatcctACTGTGATAAGGACTAtcgaactgttcccttatacgatgagatggactatgacctcacgatctaccttgttgtgaccttgcactacCTTGTTGTcactgcactacattttctctgtagctgtgacactttactctgtattattatttttaactatgctacatcaatgcactctgtactaacccaatgtaactgcactgtgtaatgaattgaccttacaTTCAGTACACAAGACAACTTTTtccagtgtacctcggtacaagtgaccataataaaccaataccaatgtacaaTATACATCACACGGCCAAGTCTAGGCCATTAGATGTCTTACTCTATCTGTCCCAGATCCTCCAGTATGATCACAACCCTAACCAAGTGAACCTCTCATCCACTTAATGGATGCAGATAACCCTACATCACCCACAAAGTACACTCATCAACAACCCACAATTAGCATGGTTACAACTTAGAAAGGTAAAGCACATTCTGTAACCATCACCCTTTCATGGATGTTAAATGTCAATGTCAAATTGATTGACAGTCTAAATCTATTTGTTTGGAGCTACATTAACTCATCTGACACCATTTGAACTAGATTTTATTGCTATTCATTTCTCAGCAACAAGTCTATTACTACAATTCTAGTTTACCTAACCACTGCAGCAAACCAGAAAAAAATCTTGCACTGCATCCAATCCCATGATTCACTTATCTCTCGCTCCTGGAGTTTAGCTCAGATGAGCCAGGTCCATGATGCAGTTTAACTGCAGTATTCTTTGaatgatttatttaaatttctAGGCAAGACCTGCACCTGTTAAGAATTCCACAACAAAAGAGCCTACAGCTTTCTTTCGCTGTCTTAAGTGCATAAAGCTTATACATAGTCATGTCCAAATGACACCTTCTGGAGCACTGTACAAATACTTCTTTGTCTAAAACATTTCACATTGCCATTCTGACTCTTCTTGGGAAGAAAAAGGTTGTGCAGCACTGGATTAAGTGGGATTGATGGGTACATCTTAAAAATCAAATTCTTACACAAACAAttgaggaaaggaaatctgtGAAAGAGGGATGAGAGAAATGGAAAGATATACTGAATCTTATGATGCAGGTGCAATGGGAGATTTGAGTATCATTAGGTTGTGCCAAATATGCCATCCACTGTGCATTATTTTTTCTTAAGTCCTTGTAATCAACTTTAGCTCATTATGAGTAAACAACATAAGTCGTGGCCAGCTATGCAAAGCCAacagcaagaaaccacagagcaGTACAAAAACTTTAAactctcctcagccctccactcacTTTTCCTCATCTGAACAGATTAAAGACCAATGACTGCAAGAACCTTACATCAAATCCAAATCGTAATGTTAGTATCCAACCAAACATCAAATAAATAGAAAAAGCAAGCTTTTATAATTccagctttgttttattttcatcagaTCGAGCTTGTAGCCCATGAGAGAAGGCCACAGCATAAGAAGTCTAAATCCACATGACAAGTTGGCAATTGCCATCCACTCTCCACTTCTAACCGGTTTGTAGTCCAAGACAGATGGATCATTTGATCTCAGGTATTTGCTAATTGAATGGTAGAGATAATAAAATTACTGGCCCAGCTATAAAAGGGAGATTAATTGGCTTCAGATCTACTTGTCTCAACCTTCTGTTAATGTTTAGATGTCATGCTTCACCCAAGGCAATTCCTTCAGCTTTAAGAGTGACTTGCTGCCACTGTTTTAAGTACAAAGATCTGGAGGgtgatttcttttaatgtgggtTATCTGTTGCATACTGGCTACCACTCAGTTAAGACAGTAATGGAAAGGAGGTCCAAGGAGAACTAGTTCTGATGTACTGACGTAACACACACATGCAGCCCAAGACAGAATGCAGTCTGAACAGATACACATGTTGGCACAAGCCCACTCccacaccttctccctcatcctccctccttcaccttggtctcaccccttctttcccactccaggcagcatcccactTAACAGCCTGACAAACACAGATGACTTGAGCAAGACAACAGGAAAGCAAATGGAtgtcagaaaaaaaacagaagaatggAAGAAAAATAGATGAAGACAACTTCTCCACTCACCTTCACAAGACTATACTGAAATAATAGTTTTCTATGAACAGGTCATATACTTTCACTGGGGAGCTTGGTACCCATAAATATAGTAATGATTCACTTTCATTATAATTcatctctcaattttttttttgagctgCAGAAAGGAAAGCTCAAATTTCTGACGCCAGTCATGGGCCATTAAGTTGAAAAATTCTCTCAGGAACAATTATATCAGCAGCCTATCTTCTAACACATTTTCATTTTACCTTTTCTGAGCTCCCAGGCATCAATGTCAGGCTTGTTGAAGTATGTCACCCAACGGGCATCGAATTCTTCATCGGTCTCCTGCTTCCCATGTGAATACCATCGTGAAGCAAGGGCAGCTGTCAGGGAAAAGATGTTTTAAAATCTTACTGCAAAAGCTTTCCCTCATCTATGAAAAAAACACCCCTATTGTACACATCAGGGCCCCAGTCACAATGTCTCTCCCATCTCCAATTCAACATGCAACATATTACACACAATTCAGAATTCATCCTACTATAAAACAAGGCATCCATAGatttattaaacaaatatttataGGAACTGGTGAGCAAATTGCCAGAGAATTTAATTTCTATAACTATCATTTACACATATTgtgcaaagtgaaaaaaaaatcaacctacAAGCTCTGAACAAAATCACCAGGTATACTTGTGCAAACATTAGTGGCTGAGAAAGTACTTGCTACAATGCAAGAACTGCAGCTGACCAATAATATTACTGTTAGTATCAATTGCCAAACAGTTCCATGAACTCAAAAGAGACCAAGTTGTTAAAATGCAGGGTCATGCTGTTAAGTGGATGTTTCAGTGAACGTTTGATATACCTGGGCTCCTGCTCTGAAGAAAAcattaatatttataattttaaattgttcAGTGGTAATTAATCTTCTGTCCCTGCCACAGATCAGCACTGGGTTGAACACGGAGGGGGAAGTGAAAAGCCTAGTCCAGCAGATAAGCCTTTTGCCGATGGATTCTGTTTCCCAGTATCAAAATGCACAATGCTGCACTAGTTAGACGACTTAAATCAGGGTTGTATACAAAATGGATGGGTACATAGATTTGAGGTACATTAGGCTGGAGGTTAGAGATCCAAAAAAagctgattttaaaattcttgtcgGTTTCAGTAAGCTGTTTCATTGAGGGTATAGAGTCAGCATAGGTTAAGTATGACCATGATGTTACCCTCACATCTTCACTACAAGATAAATGATTAGAGGCCAGCCACAGTATCTAACAATTGAATGATCAGCTACAGTAAATGCACATCGCAACATTATCAAACTTGCTGGAATAACAGCATGCTGTTAAAATGATCTAGTGAAATGAAAAAATTAAATGCAGGCAGTCCCTGGGATACAAAGGTTCCACACCCGAGAACCGTCCCTAAGCCGATTTATCCGTATGTCAGAAACATCCACTTTCTATAGCTATCCATACTGTATTGCTGTACAGACACTTGCTATAattttttcatttcattaattctaacactacccataattaaactaatggaatacacacggtatccagtcattaatgaatactgaGATGTTTTATCATTaatactagcttgaaaaatgctttaaaagcgTATGGGAGAGTTTGCGTAAAGTCAGATCTTCGTAgatcaggtcatttgtaacccagggcaCCAGTATGCACAACAGTAACCGAGAAAATATTCAATGGATAGGAAAATAGTGATCAAAGCCTTGTTTATTTGAGGAAGtgagaaaaagaaaatttatAGCTATCTCAAAACAATCTGTTCTGGTGTTCATTTTATTTGTATCAAAACCACCTGGCTGGCCACCAAGCATTCATGTTTCCAGTAAATGAACTTTCAGTGCTGGGAACAGAGACATCCAATCCACAGGGTTGTGCAGCTACCTTCAAAATATTGCTTGGAGGTGTAACTTTTGAAATTAATCACAAAGGAGGTCAGTTTCTTTTTGAATATAATGTTGGACGAGTAATAAATAAATCTTGGCACATTTATTACAAGGTGCACATGTTGCAATTTAAGGAAACATTAATCATTTACAGAGCCAAGCCCAAGCAGTTTCACAGAAGAACAGAAATGTTCAACTTCCTTAAAACACATCAAACGAACAGCTGAAGGATTCACCACCCAACACTCAGCATCTAACCAATTCAAAGGAGTAAATGCTTTGCCaatgaatattttgcagaaaGTTGGGAATAATCTTGCGCAAAGACAAATGACAACTAATATTTCACAACCTGCACACACTGCCATTTTGTGCCAGACATACGAATACaggaaatattaaagaaattctACTTGGAGTATTCACAGCACGAGGAACAGCCATTATACTTTACAGAGTTTTTGATCCGATTTCACCAGTAGCCACTGTGTATCAATCTTCCCCTTTTGACACATTACATTGAATATTATACAGCACAGTCTAAAGACTAATGAAGATGTCCAGCTCAAACAACCCATGAACTCCAGTAATAACACTTGAGGCTTCTGAAAAGTACAGCTGCTTTCAATCTGTCCAATGTGCCTGAACTTTCTGGGAATTCCACCTTCCTTTGAGTTGTATGGGAATGCTAGAATAATAGTTGTTCCAAGTATTCTGGACTCAGACCACAACAATTAGCTTTCCaaaataatgcattaaaatatttatatagtTGACTCTCTGCAAACATTTTGTTCCATTAATCATTACCTAAAGATTAATCATTTCCTATTTACATTACCTTAAAAGGTACGGATGCATAAATCTTAATAAACCAAAAAAGTATAATCACTACTGCAACATCCTTCCTATTTCAGGTACAAGCATAAAAACCTTCCTTTCATTGCAAAAGAAACACTCAAGGAGGCTATGCCTTTAAGTGTATGGGCTGATGCACAAGGTGTTCATTCAGACTTACGAACACAAGTGGGTATAGGCtacctggcccttcaagcctgctctgcaatttaatatgatcatggctgatctgattgtaacctcagctatGTTCCCTTCTACAtgcagtaatctttcaccccttcAGCCACTTCCATTTTAAAAAGTGTTCAAGGACTCcatttccactgtcctttgaaaaAGTTTCAGACTGACAAGTCAAAAATTTTCACCTCATCTATCCTAAATTGACAACCCCTAAGTTCCCTATTACCCCACAACAGgaaacattcaaaatcaaaataaaaattgggatacCCATATTTTAGAAACAAGATTTCATAATGACAACCAGATATCTTGCACCAGAGCCTTTTTTAACAATTTAAACACAGTAATGCAACATTTGTGGACAGGCCTCTCATGCTCAAAGTAGAACAACCGACCTTGGACTATCCTTCCATCAAATGCAGAGAGTGTTGTTTGGGGGcggggagaagggggaagaaggggcaGAACAGTTTACAATTAAGATTTTCTAAGaaaaactaaaatgaaaatagTCGTCTAATCCCAATACATCAATCAACCCACCAATGCT
The Pristis pectinata isolate sPriPec2 chromosome 32, sPriPec2.1.pri, whole genome shotgun sequence DNA segment above includes these coding regions:
- the LOC127585234 gene encoding cytochrome c oxidase subunit 5A, mitochondrial-like; the encoded protein is MFRAALRCGSGGLSAWRRAAQAARRPAGRAETAQPAAALASRWYSHGKQETDEEFDARWVTYFNKPDIDAWELRKGMNTLIGYDLVPEPKILDAALRACRRLNDLASAIRILEAVKDKAGPHKEIYPYVIQELRPTLTELGIPTPEEIGLDKL